A stretch of DNA from Methanocalculus natronophilus:
AGCTCCTCCTCGGCAGCCTGGAGCTGCTCGTTTGCTGCCATGAGCTCGTCATTGAGCCGTCTCTGCTCTCTGTCCCGCTCCATCAGTTCGGTGATGTCACGGCCAACCGACTGGTACTCGCGCACGTCACCATTTTTGTCGTAAAACCCGCGAGTACTCCATCGCTGCCAGAGAATGGTTCCATCCGGCATGATGACACGCTGTTCGAGGATTCCAGACGGGTTCTCTGGTGTGAGTCCTGCATAGAGGCTGTCGACCTTCCCGAGATCATCGGGATGGATAGTGGGCCTGAATCTGCTTCCGATTAACTCATCTCTTGATTCTCCGAAATGGCGGCAGAAGGCATCGTTTACAAAGATGATGGTGCCGTCCGGGAGGAACCTGCAGATGAATTCATCCATATCCTCAACAACGTTCCTGTACCGCTCCTCGCTTTCATGGAGGGCTGTTTCATTCCTTTTTCTGGCGATCGCATACATCACCTTGCTCGTGAGGACTGCAAACTGTGACTTTGGATCGCCGCCTTTCTGGATGTAGAAGTCGGCGCCGCTGTTTAAGGCTTCAATTGCCACCTCTTCCCGCCCTTTGCCTGTGAAGATGATAAAGGGTATTTCATTGCCTTCTCCCCTGAGATGTTGCAGAAACCCGATACCATCCATCTCCGGCATCTGGTAATCCGATATGATCGCGTCGAACTGCTCTATTTTGAGACGTGCGATCGCATCTGGTGCGCTGGTGCAGGTCAGGACCGTCCAGTCCTGGTTCAGTTCAAGGAAGCGTTTTCCAAGCTCAAGGAGGGCAGGTTCGTCATCGACATAGAGGATCGTAACCGGTTGGGTCTGGCTCATGAATAGATCAGAGTATTGATCGGGAAGATTCATTAAGCGTATCGTTTCCACGAATCTCTATCAGTCCCACGACCAGAGGATTACTTCCAGGCACGTGCAGATGGCTCACCCGTGGATCCGGTATCTGATATGGGTGCATAAATCCAGGTGACAAGGATATCTTCATCCGTGACCGCGGGATCATTGATATAGACCTCGCGGACAGGTCCATTGAGTTCGAGATCGTTTTTTGCAAGCCACGCAAAGAGTTCCTGATACGTATCGTGGCGGTCGCGGTATGGGCCCATATGGATGATCCGTGCCATCTTCCCGCCGGGGATTTCATAGACAGAAAGATCGCCGGAAGCCTCTGCTTCACCCTCTATTGGAAAGACAACCTCACGAACGGAGTCTCCGGTTTCCGCTGCCTGCTTTGCAGTCTCTTGCCGGGTTTCCTGGCAGATATACGCGGGTGGACCAATGATAGTGATGCCCTGTTTTGTACAATACTCTGCAATCTCCCGGATCATCTCCTGAATCTTCGGATACGGCCCCTTTCGCCGGAGTCCGATGACTCTCTGATCTGCAACATCAACGGTCAGTATCAGGCGCATGAAGAGGTGATCTGTCATCCTTGCATTTAAGGGATGGTGTTTGGGACATCCCGTCACTTGGGGGTCCTGTCGTATCATTGTGTTGGAGAGTCTTGTGTTGGAGAGCAAAGAGATGTATTACCATTTAATCTGCATTCCGGGCTGCACTTTTTCCC
This window harbors:
- a CDS encoding GyrI-like domain-containing protein, yielding MRLILTVDVADQRVIGLRRKGPYPKIQEMIREIAEYCTKQGITIIGPPAYICQETRQETAKQAAETGDSVREVVFPIEGEAEASGDLSVYEIPGGKMARIIHMGPYRDRHDTYQELFAWLAKNDLELNGPVREVYINDPAVTDEDILVTWIYAPISDTGSTGEPSARAWK